The Neochlamydia sp. S13 genome has a segment encoding these proteins:
- a CDS encoding 3-deoxy-7-phosphoheptulonate synthase — translation MLHYKPLPSPRELKTLYPLDAEAILFIENARKEISNILEGKDRRHLIIVGPCSIHDMKSIREYAFKLKLLMHEVADQFLIVMRTYFEKPRTVVGWKGFLHDPELNNSNNIEQGLKLTRQLLIDLARLKIPTAAEFLEPHSCAYLDDLIAWGCIGARTSASQTHRQMASGLPMPVAFKNSVEGNVEVAIHGVISSAQPHSYMGINQEGQISVMHTQGNFKGHVVLRGSDSGTNFEPASLAQVVKSLTKFNLPLNFLIDCSHGNSKRLHEQQCQVFHSVINQIIEGNASIRGLMLESHLHAGNQPMLKNPQLLRYAVSLTDPCIDWETTAALIREAYNKMENNFNQTLHSASCNF, via the coding sequence ATGCTTCATTATAAACCACTTCCGTCGCCGAGGGAGTTAAAAACATTATATCCTTTAGATGCTGAGGCCATCCTATTTATAGAAAATGCACGAAAAGAAATTTCTAATATTTTGGAAGGGAAAGATCGAAGGCATCTGATTATTGTAGGACCTTGTTCTATTCATGATATGAAATCTATACGTGAATATGCTTTTAAATTAAAACTTTTAATGCATGAAGTTGCCGACCAATTTTTAATTGTCATGCGCACCTATTTTGAAAAACCTCGTACTGTTGTGGGCTGGAAAGGTTTTTTACATGATCCTGAACTTAACAATAGCAATAATATCGAACAGGGCCTTAAATTAACAAGGCAACTTTTAATAGATCTTGCCCGTTTAAAAATTCCCACGGCTGCAGAATTTCTTGAGCCTCATTCTTGTGCTTATCTTGATGATCTAATTGCATGGGGATGTATTGGAGCGCGCACTTCAGCTTCTCAGACACATCGCCAAATGGCTTCTGGCTTGCCTATGCCAGTAGCATTTAAAAATAGTGTAGAAGGAAATGTAGAAGTTGCTATTCATGGTGTTATTTCTTCTGCTCAGCCCCACTCTTATATGGGAATAAATCAGGAGGGCCAAATCTCTGTTATGCATACACAAGGTAATTTTAAAGGGCATGTAGTTTTAAGGGGAAGTGATTCGGGTACCAATTTTGAGCCTGCATCTCTTGCGCAGGTTGTAAAATCTTTGACAAAATTTAATTTACCTTTAAATTTTCTTATCGATTGCTCACATGGTAACTCTAAGCGTCTGCATGAGCAGCAATGCCAGGTGTTTCATTCAGTCATTAATCAAATTATCGAGGGCAATGCTTCCATCCGTGGTCTAATGTTAGAAAGCCATCTACATGCAGGTAATCAGCCCATGTTGAAAAACCCTCAGCTTCTACGCTATGCGGTTTCTCTTACAGATCCCTGTATAGACTGGGAGACGACTGCCGCGCTTATTCGTGAGGCTTATAATAAAATGGAGAACAACTTTAATCAGACCTTGCATTCTGCAAGCTGTAATTTTTAA
- a CDS encoding sodium:alanine symporter family protein, with translation MATTDLELSSLLLHTLDNIYSWIWGAPLLILLVGVGLYLTIALKGLQFRYLPYALKIAFGRQKDVSGQGDISHFESLMTALAATIGIGNIAGVATAIAIGGLGALFWMWVTALIGMAIKYAEAILAVKYRKMDGRGEMCGGPMYFIEYGLGWKWLSVLFAIFGAIGTFGGGNMLQANSVADVMKNVFHIEPWVTGFIVALLTGATLLGGIKSIGKVAGLLVPFMAIIYIGGAGVILCKYYDRLPAALSHIFQYAFSGQAAFGGFAGSTMLMAIQVGVSRGLMTSEAGLGTASIAAAAAKTDLPGRQALVSMTGCFLATIVMCSATALVLGVTEVFGSLDAEGKLLNGASMTVAAFNQTFSGGAYVVTLGLVLFAFTTLLGWAYYGEKCVEYLLGSKSVPFYRAIFTLVVIPGAILELDVVWKISDICNGLMAFPNLIGLCALSKVVIAESRSFLKVLSHEQEGRA, from the coding sequence ATGGCAACCACAGATTTAGAATTAAGCTCTTTGCTTCTGCATACTTTAGATAATATTTACAGTTGGATATGGGGGGCGCCCCTATTGATCTTGTTGGTAGGAGTTGGACTCTATCTTACAATAGCCTTAAAAGGCTTACAATTTCGCTACCTCCCCTATGCCTTAAAAATAGCTTTTGGCAGACAAAAAGATGTATCAGGTCAAGGTGATATTAGCCATTTTGAGTCTTTAATGACGGCTTTAGCAGCTACCATAGGAATAGGAAATATTGCGGGTGTAGCCACAGCTATTGCCATAGGCGGCTTAGGAGCACTTTTCTGGATGTGGGTCACCGCACTGATAGGTATGGCCATTAAATATGCTGAAGCCATTTTAGCTGTTAAATATCGCAAGATGGATGGACGAGGCGAAATGTGTGGCGGGCCCATGTATTTCATCGAATATGGATTAGGATGGAAGTGGCTTTCAGTGTTGTTTGCAATTTTTGGAGCCATTGGAACGTTTGGAGGCGGTAATATGCTTCAGGCCAACTCTGTGGCAGACGTAATGAAAAATGTCTTTCACATCGAGCCCTGGGTGACTGGCTTCATTGTAGCACTTTTAACAGGCGCTACTCTCTTGGGGGGAATTAAATCGATCGGTAAGGTTGCCGGTTTATTAGTTCCTTTTATGGCCATCATTTATATTGGCGGAGCAGGCGTGATACTGTGTAAATATTATGATCGCTTACCTGCCGCTTTATCACACATTTTCCAGTATGCCTTTTCAGGGCAAGCCGCCTTTGGGGGATTTGCAGGTTCGACCATGTTAATGGCTATTCAGGTGGGTGTCAGCCGTGGCCTCATGACTAGCGAAGCAGGATTAGGAACAGCATCGATTGCTGCCGCAGCCGCTAAAACAGATTTACCAGGACGCCAAGCTTTAGTTTCTATGACAGGCTGCTTTTTAGCCACCATTGTAATGTGTAGCGCCACAGCCTTGGTCTTAGGGGTCACCGAAGTTTTTGGTAGTTTAGATGCAGAGGGTAAGCTCCTCAATGGAGCTTCGATGACCGTCGCAGCTTTTAACCAAACATTTTCAGGAGGAGCTTATGTAGTGACTCTAGGCCTTGTGCTGTTTGCTTTTACCACTCTCTTAGGATGGGCTTATTATGGGGAAAAATGTGTGGAATATCTACTAGGCTCTAAATCCGTCCCTTTTTATAGGGCTATTTTTACCTTAGTAGTCATTCCTGGCGCCATCTTAGAGCTCGATGTCGTTTGGAAAATCTCTGATATATGCAATGGCTTAATGGCCTTTCCAAACTTAATTGGCCTCTGTGCCTTGTCAAAAGTAGTTATTGCTGAAAGCCGCTCATTTCTTAAAGTGCTTTCCCATGAACAAGAAGGTAGGGCTTAA
- a CDS encoding sodium:alanine symporter family protein: protein MENVDIFLNNFKNAIWSAPLLIFLIGTGAYLTIILKGVQFRYLGYAIKQVFARTRQNSQGDISPFEALMTSLAGAIGTGAIVGVATGLAVGGLGSIFWMWITAFVGMATKYAESILAVKYRIIDDRGEMMGGPMQYIEKGLGWKWMALLFALLGALAAITTGNLVQVNAITEAIQHLKAVDPFWTGIVLAGITGLVIIGGVKSIGHVAGVLVPIMALFYIIGGLIVITFHFDKIPHAFGLIIKTAFTGQGATGGFVGATLMMAIQSGVSRSVFSNEAGLGISSIAAAAAKTDSPGRQGMITMTGALISTVIVCTVTGLVLAVTQVQGAINDSGEVLNGAAMAFAAFESTIPGGSYIVSIGLILFAFSTVLAWAYYGEKCFEYIFGINSVNVYRILFTLIIIPSAVTKMEIAWYLADITNGLMVIPNLISLIGLSAVVVAENERFLALVQKERLALQKTFESKQ from the coding sequence ATGGAAAATGTGGATATTTTTCTGAATAACTTTAAAAACGCTATCTGGAGTGCACCTCTTCTTATTTTTCTTATCGGCACCGGGGCTTACTTGACCATTATTTTGAAAGGTGTGCAGTTTCGTTATCTCGGCTATGCAATCAAACAAGTATTTGCCCGCACGCGCCAAAATTCTCAAGGAGATATTAGCCCTTTTGAAGCATTAATGACCTCTTTAGCAGGCGCTATTGGAACAGGAGCAATTGTGGGAGTAGCTACAGGTTTAGCTGTCGGTGGCTTAGGTTCAATTTTTTGGATGTGGATAACAGCATTTGTAGGAATGGCTACTAAATATGCAGAATCTATACTAGCCGTAAAATATCGGATAATAGATGACCGTGGCGAGATGATGGGTGGCCCCATGCAGTATATTGAGAAAGGTTTGGGCTGGAAATGGATGGCTCTCCTGTTTGCTCTTTTAGGAGCTTTAGCGGCAATTACTACTGGCAATCTAGTACAGGTTAATGCTATTACCGAAGCTATTCAGCATCTTAAAGCGGTGGATCCTTTTTGGACAGGAATTGTACTAGCCGGCATTACAGGATTAGTTATTATTGGAGGGGTTAAAAGTATTGGCCATGTTGCCGGAGTATTAGTCCCTATTATGGCTTTATTTTATATTATCGGCGGGCTTATTGTTATTACTTTTCATTTTGATAAAATTCCCCATGCTTTTGGACTCATCATCAAAACTGCTTTTACAGGGCAAGGGGCAACCGGTGGATTTGTAGGAGCTACTCTTATGATGGCTATACAATCAGGGGTCTCGCGTAGCGTATTTTCCAATGAAGCAGGTCTAGGAATTTCATCTATAGCGGCGGCGGCTGCCAAAACCGATAGTCCTGGGCGTCAAGGCATGATTACGATGACAGGCGCTTTAATTTCTACAGTGATTGTTTGCACAGTAACGGGCCTTGTATTAGCAGTTACCCAGGTGCAGGGAGCTATCAACGATTCAGGAGAGGTTTTAAATGGGGCTGCGATGGCATTTGCAGCCTTTGAATCCACCATCCCTGGCGGCAGTTATATTGTTTCTATTGGCCTTATTTTATTTGCTTTTTCTACCGTACTGGCTTGGGCCTACTATGGAGAAAAATGCTTTGAATACATTTTTGGCATTAATTCTGTAAATGTTTATCGCATTTTATTCACCTTGATTATTATTCCAAGTGCTGTAACCAAGATGGAAATCGCTTGGTATTTAGCAGATATTACCAATGGATTAATGGTCATCCCTAATCTAATTTCCTTGATAGGTTTATCGGCAGTGGTTGTGGCAGAAAATGAACGTTTCTTAGCTTTAGTTCAAAAAGAAAGATTAGCCTTACAAAAAACCTTTGAATCGAAGCAATAA
- a CDS encoding DUF1670 domain-containing protein, with protein MKNVTINSKEDQERRLQIKNIHQQMKNLAVQGTGISPWEAQILVGLIEEVYFSELNQSHLKPGQIKYHCVAAEEGAGKSLKECKMLPVVLTLFDQRDKGNFSQDNNKDRSVELRRRRLVRIAEEAKEQGGYLTQEDLAELLMCDIRTIRRDIKELKAIGILLPTRGQQKDIGPGVSHRAIAIRLWLEGKEPVTIAQHIKHSIEAVENYLQKFKRVAFLKSKHFNEFEIALTVGISIYATKTFSLLYEEFKDKAFFEQRLQEVHIVGAQYYHAQDEKKRMMSSNDSIRNERRLP; from the coding sequence ATGAAAAATGTTACTATAAATTCTAAAGAAGATCAAGAAAGACGACTGCAAATCAAAAACATCCATCAGCAGATGAAAAATTTGGCTGTTCAAGGAACAGGAATTAGTCCTTGGGAAGCTCAAATTTTAGTGGGTCTGATTGAGGAAGTGTACTTTTCCGAACTTAACCAAAGCCACTTAAAACCAGGGCAGATTAAATATCATTGTGTAGCAGCTGAAGAAGGAGCTGGCAAATCTTTAAAAGAGTGCAAGATGTTACCTGTGGTTTTGACGTTGTTTGACCAAAGAGACAAAGGAAATTTTTCCCAAGATAATAATAAAGATAGAAGTGTTGAGCTAAGAAGGAGAAGACTTGTGCGTATAGCTGAAGAAGCTAAAGAGCAAGGAGGATACTTAACGCAAGAAGACCTAGCAGAATTATTAATGTGCGATATAAGAACCATTCGAAGAGATATTAAAGAGCTTAAAGCAATAGGCATCTTATTACCCACACGAGGTCAACAAAAAGATATAGGCCCTGGTGTTAGCCATAGAGCTATTGCCATACGGCTTTGGCTGGAGGGCAAAGAGCCTGTGACTATTGCCCAGCATATTAAGCATAGCATAGAAGCTGTGGAAAACTATCTACAGAAGTTTAAAAGAGTAGCCTTTCTTAAAAGCAAACATTTCAATGAGTTTGAAATAGCCTTAACGGTGGGAATTTCCATCTATGCTACCAAAACCTTTTCTCTGCTATATGAAGAGTTTAAAGATAAAGCCTTTTTTGAACAAAGATTGCAGGAAGTTCATATAGTTGGTGCCCAATATTATCACGCTCAAGATGAAAAAAAAAGAATGATGTCGTCGAACGACTCTATCAGGAACGAGCGGAGGCTGCCATGA
- a CDS encoding polymorphic toxin type 28 domain-containing protein: MVNSPSQITSLLNLSTPKEFASKRIQPINYDKVDLLKQKLIPLIIPFYDGEGRIIQLWKMEDKLVGAVLDREGQLVIIPGKKIINSLNPPEPPAKLIARLESCSVRKWGIAYDIHTLSLSIWPHLEAAGKHNYALAGKIDRKKYDQVPPHEVIKDANERLINLTENGALNRYHYTAYRKEAQGIILLNREGKPLLNPKNGRPYDHIDDVKNFQKAGKNIIRDIKLRLRFDDLTANERKELESILAKTSKILDDSYKFTTKAATPAHKQFYQTLQQTRLTNSYNSTHPHSPIPAKAGAGGEIGGVACSMEYIEGLFDSPDALFENIHFFCTPQLPEGEFPFSNEELQHILRELALGIYVDNAIPFFSLHFKQGTADLFPVIHPAYENTLVGRVISMLDYMMKGYLNGGIYSEEFVDEWYKNPDWNKKSSSALEKLISFEEYCKAYLKDGDKNYFAVNGLTHLIKSKRLWDKIHDALFVDEPYEKIFESQEGFKNSFRIIAKQNSYRKEENLFLIDTDFEVRYTIEPSPTYNEALAKHVRKYGCMPAAYTDLENAYELMSERIHNHMVKMPLCRHYFSMLGIINFFSSYFSTLKKYGKVPILPSCEQSLVHGCPPLFPYLPISIHHTEKLEVNKREIMRQFLKSHEGKLKGYFKSLSELMLLHREEENLEKKFFLDQKTALLDLLQEIVKKNAFQHANLSVQTYLNQNDLFQPTYKRVASLYFEQILSDYVEILKNLKNNYYSLKLSEPKASTTVVNVNIAFFAFDNGSNKHSLDAYDAN, translated from the coding sequence ATGGTTAACTCACCTTCACAAATTACTTCTCTTTTAAATCTCTCTACACCAAAAGAATTTGCAAGTAAGCGTATTCAACCTATCAACTACGATAAGGTAGATCTTTTAAAGCAAAAGCTCATTCCCCTAATCATTCCCTTTTATGATGGCGAGGGTCGCATCATCCAGCTTTGGAAAATGGAGGATAAGCTGGTGGGAGCTGTGTTAGATAGAGAAGGACAATTGGTGATTATACCTGGAAAAAAAATCATTAATTCTTTAAATCCACCGGAGCCACCCGCTAAGCTTATTGCTCGTTTAGAAAGCTGTAGCGTGCGTAAGTGGGGCATTGCCTATGATATCCATACCTTAAGCCTCTCTATCTGGCCGCATCTTGAAGCTGCAGGTAAGCATAATTACGCTTTAGCGGGAAAGATTGATAGAAAAAAATATGATCAGGTTCCTCCTCATGAAGTAATTAAAGATGCGAATGAACGCTTAATAAACCTGACTGAAAATGGAGCCTTGAATCGTTATCACTATACAGCTTATCGAAAAGAAGCACAAGGCATAATACTATTAAACCGAGAAGGCAAGCCTCTCCTAAACCCCAAAAACGGTAGGCCTTATGATCATATAGATGATGTTAAAAACTTTCAAAAAGCTGGAAAGAACATTATAAGAGACATTAAATTACGACTGCGTTTTGATGATCTTACAGCCAATGAGAGAAAAGAGCTTGAAAGTATCTTAGCTAAAACGAGTAAAATTTTAGATGATTCATACAAATTTACCACTAAAGCAGCCACTCCAGCCCATAAGCAATTCTATCAAACCTTGCAACAAACGCGACTGACAAATTCTTATAACTCTACCCATCCCCATTCTCCTATTCCTGCTAAAGCGGGTGCAGGAGGAGAGATTGGCGGAGTAGCCTGCAGCATGGAATATATTGAAGGCTTATTCGATTCACCGGACGCTTTATTTGAGAACATTCACTTTTTCTGCACCCCCCAACTCCCTGAAGGAGAATTTCCTTTTTCAAATGAAGAGCTTCAGCACATTTTGCGAGAGCTAGCTTTAGGGATTTATGTAGATAATGCTATACCTTTTTTCAGCTTACATTTCAAACAGGGAACAGCTGATCTATTTCCCGTCATTCATCCAGCTTATGAAAATACTCTCGTAGGTCGTGTAATCAGCATGCTAGATTATATGATGAAGGGTTACCTAAATGGGGGCATTTATTCCGAAGAGTTCGTAGATGAATGGTATAAAAATCCAGACTGGAATAAAAAGTCGTCTTCTGCTTTAGAAAAGCTTATAAGCTTCGAAGAATATTGCAAAGCTTATTTAAAAGATGGAGATAAAAATTATTTTGCGGTTAATGGTTTAACTCATTTAATTAAAAGTAAAAGATTATGGGATAAAATCCATGATGCTCTTTTTGTAGATGAGCCCTACGAAAAAATTTTTGAAAGTCAGGAGGGATTCAAAAATTCATTTAGAATTATTGCCAAACAAAATAGTTATCGTAAAGAAGAAAACTTATTCTTAATAGATACAGATTTTGAGGTTCGCTACACCATAGAACCTTCTCCAACCTACAATGAAGCGCTCGCAAAGCATGTGAGAAAATATGGATGTATGCCTGCAGCCTATACCGATTTGGAAAATGCTTATGAACTCATGTCAGAAAGAATTCACAATCATATGGTCAAGATGCCTCTTTGTCGCCATTATTTTTCTATGCTTGGGATCATCAATTTTTTTTCTAGTTATTTTTCCACATTAAAAAAATATGGCAAAGTTCCTATCTTACCATCATGTGAGCAATCTCTTGTGCACGGATGCCCTCCCTTATTTCCTTATCTTCCTATCTCCATACACCATACAGAAAAGCTTGAAGTTAATAAACGTGAAATCATGCGTCAATTTTTGAAAAGCCACGAAGGAAAGCTAAAAGGCTACTTTAAAAGCCTTAGCGAGCTAATGCTACTCCATAGAGAAGAAGAAAATTTAGAGAAAAAGTTTTTTTTAGATCAAAAGACAGCCCTCCTGGATCTCTTACAAGAAATCGTCAAAAAAAATGCTTTTCAACATGCTAATTTGTCGGTTCAAACTTATTTAAATCAAAATGATCTATTCCAACCTACTTATAAACGAGTAGCTTCTCTTTATTTTGAGCAAATTCTGTCAGACTACGTTGAAATTTTAAAAAATTTAAAAAACAATTATTACTCCTTGAAACTTAGTGAGCCAAAGGCTAGTACTACAGTGGTAAATGTAAACATAGCTTTCTTTGCCTTTGATAATGGTAGTAACAAGCACTCGCTTGATGCTTACGACGCCAATTAG
- a CDS encoding DUF1670 domain-containing protein translates to MKKNIDANHATFCPQAFKCFEGALEAFFSHECPQLGGTRTRQVLVKSIADMVRQFYPQTSHMQPGQVTWPTVHRNEFSSYGKSIQNTRLTTVILDLVSSQDAMERAKGKKLRVIKKEAVARMCKQAFDQEGCLTHAELAILLKISPQSVGKYIKEWELENREVLPRRGSIHDIGPTLTHKTMIIEKLFIEQKTVQQVSRETKHSLPAIQRYISTFKQILLCKQKGMSTEEAAFSVGRTLRLVNEYEKIIEQYKEKNYVIAALLKSEIGIETRTQITINEGVDKKY, encoded by the coding sequence ATGAAGAAGAACATCGATGCAAACCATGCTACATTTTGCCCTCAAGCATTTAAATGCTTTGAAGGTGCTTTGGAAGCATTTTTTTCTCATGAGTGCCCGCAGCTAGGAGGAACAAGGACAAGGCAAGTACTGGTTAAATCAATAGCGGATATGGTACGTCAATTTTATCCGCAGACCTCTCATATGCAGCCGGGACAAGTTACATGGCCGACAGTCCACCGCAACGAATTTTCATCTTATGGAAAATCTATTCAAAATACACGTTTAACAACGGTGATTTTAGATCTGGTAAGCTCGCAAGATGCTATGGAAAGAGCTAAAGGGAAAAAATTAAGGGTTATAAAAAAAGAAGCTGTGGCGCGGATGTGCAAGCAAGCTTTTGATCAAGAAGGTTGCTTAACCCACGCGGAATTAGCTATTTTGTTAAAGATATCGCCACAAAGTGTAGGCAAATATATTAAGGAGTGGGAATTAGAAAACCGTGAGGTTCTTCCAAGAAGAGGGTCTATCCATGATATAGGCCCTACTTTAACTCACAAAACAATGATCATTGAAAAGCTCTTTATCGAGCAAAAAACTGTTCAGCAGGTGAGCAGAGAAACAAAACACTCTTTGCCGGCGATACAAAGGTATATATCCACTTTCAAGCAAATATTGCTATGTAAACAAAAAGGTATGTCTACAGAAGAAGCAGCTTTTTCGGTGGGTAGGACATTACGCTTAGTCAATGAATATGAAAAGATTATTGAACAATATAAGGAGAAAAATTATGTTATAGCCGCGTTATTGAAAAGTGAAATTGGAATTGAAACAAGAACCCAGATAACAATAAATGAAGGTGTTGATAAAAAATATTAA
- a CDS encoding IS701 family transposase, producing MELKAINQTIKQKKEELALFLRPFFSREEARQVALQYTWGLMSKAERKNTWQLAEEVGLQTPYAFQHLLRRGLWQADAIRDRLQMEVLKDKEGGILAIDETGFLKKGKHSAGVARQYSGTAGRIENCQVGVFLSYATSQGHVLIDRELYISEEWFLDEERRARAGIPKEVKFKTKIQLAMLMLQRAFGHGIRPSWVLGDEVYGVYPLRAYLEKECCPYILAVPSNYHVSVDFDRSPVSHFLAEIKPKDWQSLSAGKGEKGERYYHWYRLEVNSDSPEGWTRWLLLRRNMKDPRDVAYYIACCPNNVTLQDMAKAAGSRWTIEECFEASKEEIGLDHYEVRSYTGWYRHMTLCLLALTFLSGLRDAFNLLEKKKKARRLHMKKFLKVRNLI from the coding sequence ATGGAATTGAAAGCAATAAACCAAACTATAAAACAAAAAAAAGAAGAGCTAGCTCTATTTTTAAGGCCTTTTTTTAGTCGAGAAGAAGCTAGACAAGTAGCTTTGCAATATACATGGGGGTTAATGAGCAAAGCAGAACGTAAAAACACCTGGCAATTGGCAGAAGAGGTCGGTTTACAAACCCCGTATGCTTTTCAACATCTACTACGCCGTGGTTTATGGCAAGCAGATGCCATCAGAGATAGGTTGCAAATGGAAGTGTTGAAAGATAAAGAAGGCGGTATACTAGCTATAGATGAGACGGGATTTTTAAAGAAAGGTAAGCATTCAGCAGGAGTGGCAAGACAATATAGTGGAACAGCAGGAAGAATTGAAAATTGCCAAGTAGGGGTTTTCCTTTCCTATGCAACTAGCCAAGGCCACGTACTAATTGATCGAGAACTATATATCTCTGAAGAATGGTTTTTAGATGAAGAACGTAGAGCAAGAGCTGGTATACCTAAAGAAGTTAAATTCAAAACGAAAATACAATTAGCCATGTTGATGCTACAGAGAGCTTTCGGCCATGGGATCAGGCCCTCTTGGGTATTGGGAGACGAGGTATATGGAGTTTATCCCTTAAGAGCTTATCTAGAGAAAGAATGCTGCCCTTATATATTAGCTGTACCCTCTAACTACCATGTGAGCGTAGATTTTGATCGAAGTCCAGTCAGCCACTTTCTTGCAGAAATTAAGCCAAAAGATTGGCAGAGTTTATCGGCAGGAAAAGGAGAAAAAGGCGAGCGCTATTATCATTGGTATCGTCTAGAAGTCAATTCAGATAGCCCTGAAGGGTGGACACGTTGGCTTTTATTAAGGCGTAACATGAAAGACCCTCGCGATGTAGCTTATTATATAGCTTGTTGTCCCAATAATGTTACTTTACAAGATATGGCCAAAGCTGCAGGAAGTCGTTGGACGATCGAGGAATGCTTTGAAGCTTCTAAAGAAGAAATTGGGCTTGACCACTATGAGGTGAGAAGCTACACAGGCTGGTATCGACACATGACGCTTTGTTTATTAGCTTTAACTTTCCTTTCGGGCTTGCGCGATGCTTTCAACTTACTGGAGAAGAAAAAAAAAGCTCGTCGGCTTCATATGAAGAAGTTTCTAAAAGTACGGAATTTAATTTAA